In the genome of Sardina pilchardus chromosome 14, fSarPil1.1, whole genome shotgun sequence, one region contains:
- the LOC134100393 gene encoding tol-Pal system protein TolA-like, with protein sequence MADHVDIHLQYQREDNWYRMRMRAQEERELQRKMEVERQKELQRKMEVQRQKEVKRQQKAARLLEMKREREKEMEEELQILKRAVLQEWAKTTNQQTWRLTQEEIEELQRRREEEQAGRIYSRDSNFMLEEREEVMAKADRTAQLEKEREMEIH encoded by the exons ATGGCCGACCATGTAGATATTCACCTGCAGTATCAGCGAGAGGACAACTGGTACAGGATGCGCATGAGGGCCCAGGAAGAAAGGGAGCtgcagagaaagatggaggtggagaggcaAAAAGAGCtgcagagaaagatggaggtgCAGAGGCAAAAAGAGGTGAAGAGGCAGCAAAAGGCAGCGCGGCTgctggagatgaagagagaaagagagaaagagatggaggaagagctgCAAATACTGAAACGGGCAGTTCTGCAAGAGTGGGCAAAGACCACGAATCAACAGACCTGGAGGCTGACCCAGGAAGAAATTGAGGAATTGCAGAGGCGCCGAGAAGAG gaACAGGCGGGGAGAATCTACAGCAGAGACAGCAACTTCATGCTAGAAGAAAGGGAAGAAGTTATGGCCAAAGCAGACAGAACTGCTCaactggagaaagagagggagatggaga TCCACTAG